A window of the Phycicoccus sp. M110.8 genome harbors these coding sequences:
- a CDS encoding DUF2304 domain-containing protein, which produces MQWVKVPLILFAVLALVALFRNRDRVELRAGSRVVAIVLAAAAVASIADPGIPQRVAEALGVGRGTDLLLYVLVVVFTLTSLGLYFRIKESDARVRKLARALAIERALREDGDSDHPALPPTVLPEPVDSRRDDDGGPASS; this is translated from the coding sequence ATGCAGTGGGTCAAGGTTCCCCTCATTCTGTTCGCCGTCCTTGCCCTGGTGGCGCTCTTCCGCAACCGGGACCGGGTCGAGCTGAGGGCCGGTTCGCGGGTCGTTGCGATCGTCCTCGCCGCCGCCGCCGTGGCCTCGATCGCCGATCCGGGTATCCCGCAGCGGGTTGCGGAGGCGCTCGGGGTGGGCCGCGGGACCGACCTGCTGCTCTACGTGCTCGTCGTGGTCTTCACGCTGACGAGCCTGGGCCTGTACTTCCGGATCAAGGAGAGCGACGCCCGCGTCCGCAAGCTCGCGCGGGCCCTGGCGATCGAGAGGGCGTTGCGCGAGGACGGCGACAGCGACCACCCCGCCCTGCCCCCCACTGTCCTCCCGGAGCCCGTGGACTCCCGGCGCGACGACGACGGGGGTCCCGCGTCCAGCTGA
- a CDS encoding glycosyltransferase family 2 protein — protein MHSNTDVWVVVPTYNEEPVVGEVIGGLLEHFPNVVAVDDGSVDRSAEEIRRAGARLVQHPINMGAGAAMQTGIDFALLDPKMRYVVTFDADGQHRVEDAVQMVERARESGVEVVIGSRFLGADAVGMSFGKRALLKTATVFERLTSGIQLTDAHQGLRVFDRSFASVLEMRTADMAWASEFLQRMFEVKATYEEYPVTVAYTDYSRAKGQRSVNSINIGVDVLVNRILRGHR, from the coding sequence ATGCACAGCAACACCGACGTCTGGGTCGTGGTCCCCACGTACAACGAGGAGCCCGTCGTCGGTGAGGTGATCGGTGGGCTGCTCGAGCACTTCCCGAACGTCGTGGCGGTGGACGACGGCTCTGTCGACCGGTCCGCCGAGGAGATCCGCCGAGCGGGGGCCCGGCTCGTGCAGCACCCCATCAACATGGGGGCCGGCGCCGCCATGCAGACTGGCATCGACTTCGCACTACTGGACCCGAAGATGCGTTACGTGGTCACGTTCGACGCCGACGGGCAGCACCGCGTCGAGGACGCCGTGCAGATGGTGGAGCGGGCCCGCGAGTCCGGGGTGGAGGTCGTCATCGGCTCCCGGTTCCTCGGGGCGGACGCGGTCGGCATGTCGTTCGGCAAGCGTGCCCTGCTCAAGACCGCCACCGTGTTCGAGCGACTGACGTCAGGCATCCAGCTCACCGACGCCCACCAGGGTCTGAGGGTGTTCGACCGGTCCTTCGCGTCGGTCCTGGAGATGAGGACAGCCGACATGGCGTGGGCGAGCGAGTTCCTGCAACGGATGTTCGAGGTCAAGGCAACCTACGAGGAGTACCCCGTGACCGTGGCGTACACCGATTACTCGCGGGCCAAGGGCCAGCGGTCGGTCAACTCGATCAACATCGGCGTCGACGTGCTGGTCAACCGCATCCTGCGAGGTCACCGCTGA
- a CDS encoding glycosyltransferase family 2 protein, which yields MTRPVSVIVLGYGTEDLLESCLESIASQLPVDGELLLVDNGIARASERRSRWPGIVRVLGDGSENTGFAGGCLVAAEQAQGEVLVFLNSDAILREEALDRLVTAAAAPGAGIVCGCLRLAQEPDLVNSVGNPLQFLGLTWAGECGSPASEHTDAHEVPVATGGFFALSRAVWDAVGAFDPTYFAYHEDTDLSVRAWLSGRTVRVLPDAVADHHYEFSRNPFKMYLLERNRFILVLTTYPTALLRRVLPVLVLLEPAFFLLSVLQGWPRQKLQAWWWLANNTAYLRRRRAEVQALSTGPDATARLAALMTAAIDPPNVPQPPGMGVLNAFLRGYWVLARPRRRG from the coding sequence GTGACCCGACCCGTGTCCGTCATCGTGCTCGGATACGGCACGGAGGACCTGCTCGAGAGCTGTCTGGAGAGCATCGCCTCCCAGCTCCCGGTCGACGGGGAGCTGCTGCTCGTGGACAACGGCATTGCCCGCGCCTCGGAGCGACGGTCCCGGTGGCCCGGCATCGTCCGCGTCCTCGGCGACGGCTCGGAGAACACCGGCTTCGCGGGGGGCTGCCTCGTTGCCGCCGAGCAGGCGCAGGGTGAGGTGCTCGTCTTCCTCAACTCCGACGCCATCCTGCGCGAGGAGGCCCTGGACCGTCTCGTCACTGCTGCCGCGGCCCCCGGCGCGGGGATCGTCTGCGGCTGCCTGCGCCTGGCCCAGGAGCCCGACCTCGTGAACTCGGTCGGCAACCCACTGCAGTTCCTCGGCCTCACCTGGGCCGGCGAGTGCGGCTCCCCGGCGAGCGAGCACACCGACGCGCACGAGGTCCCCGTGGCGACTGGCGGCTTCTTCGCACTCAGCCGGGCCGTCTGGGACGCCGTCGGAGCCTTCGACCCGACCTACTTCGCCTACCACGAGGACACGGACCTGTCGGTTCGGGCGTGGCTGAGCGGGCGCACCGTACGCGTGCTTCCCGACGCGGTGGCCGACCACCACTACGAGTTCTCCCGGAACCCGTTCAAGATGTACCTGCTGGAGCGAAACCGCTTCATCCTGGTCCTCACGACGTACCCGACCGCCCTCCTCCGGCGGGTCCTGCCGGTCCTGGTGCTGCTCGAGCCGGCCTTCTTCCTGCTCTCGGTCCTGCAGGGATGGCCCCGGCAAAAGCTGCAGGCCTGGTGGTGGCTGGCCAACAACACGGCATACCTCCGCCGGCGGCGTGCGGAGGTCCAGGCGCTGTCGACCGGTCCCGACGCCACGGCCCGCCTGGCGGCGCTGATGACGGCCGCCATCGACCCGCCCAACGTTCCCCAACCGCCGGGGATGGGTGTGCTCAACGCGTTCCTGCGGGGCTACTGGGTTCTCGCCCGCCCACGGCGACGCGGCTGA
- a CDS encoding LCP family protein yields MGQAGTAREHALSPARDRRRALTLLLATVLVPGSAQLAVGRRALGRLGLRAWLAWWAGAVLFGAALLVDRTSTLGLLTRDWFLTGLQALLWGSAVLWGVLIVDAWRLGRPRSIVLTARRWISVLTAGMLVTTTGGLVYAGTAVGAGRAALGDVFVGRTSMPPSHGRYNILLLGADTGRNRVGTRPDSIQVASVDARTGRTVTFGFSRDTENINFRPGSVMQRLMPEGWNCGDQCLLNALYTWADDHRALFPPGSGDPGVLATREAVEALSGLDIQYYVMIDLKGFQRMVDAVGGLDITVKRRTPMGGGSSPILGWIEPGRQHLDGRTALWYARSRTGSTNYERMARQRCVMTAMVQQLDPQTVILRFDELARASSGLLESDLPASELPFFAELALKAREQKITSVNFVPPLMKPWDYDATFVTGTVSRTISTSERGRATRTSGPSTRPGATSTPSVVPPTVDPKDAGGPAQQDDVAAQCA; encoded by the coding sequence GTGGGCCAGGCAGGGACCGCACGCGAGCACGCGTTGTCGCCGGCCCGGGACCGCCGGCGCGCGCTCACGCTGCTGCTCGCGACCGTCCTGGTCCCGGGGTCCGCCCAGCTGGCGGTCGGGCGGCGCGCTCTGGGTCGACTGGGACTGAGGGCCTGGCTGGCCTGGTGGGCCGGGGCCGTGCTGTTCGGGGCCGCGCTGCTCGTCGACCGCACCTCCACACTGGGGCTGCTGACCCGCGACTGGTTCCTCACCGGCCTGCAGGCGTTGCTCTGGGGCTCGGCGGTGCTGTGGGGGGTCCTCATCGTCGACGCCTGGCGGCTGGGGCGGCCGCGGTCGATCGTCCTCACCGCTCGTCGGTGGATCTCGGTGCTCACGGCGGGGATGCTGGTGACCACCACAGGCGGGCTCGTGTACGCGGGCACCGCGGTCGGAGCGGGACGTGCGGCGCTCGGCGACGTGTTCGTCGGCCGGACGAGCATGCCGCCCTCGCATGGGCGCTACAACATCCTCCTGCTGGGGGCCGACACGGGGCGCAACCGTGTGGGCACGAGGCCCGACAGCATCCAGGTGGCCAGCGTCGACGCCCGGACGGGGCGCACTGTGACGTTCGGCTTCTCCCGGGACACCGAGAACATCAACTTCCGCCCTGGTTCGGTCATGCAGCGCCTCATGCCGGAGGGATGGAACTGCGGGGACCAGTGCCTGCTCAACGCCCTCTACACCTGGGCGGACGACCACCGGGCGTTGTTCCCGCCGGGCAGTGGGGACCCCGGAGTCCTCGCGACCCGGGAGGCCGTCGAGGCGCTCAGCGGCCTGGACATCCAGTACTACGTCATGATCGACCTGAAAGGCTTCCAGCGGATGGTGGATGCCGTCGGGGGCCTGGACATCACGGTCAAGCGCCGCACGCCCATGGGTGGGGGCAGCTCACCGATCCTGGGGTGGATCGAACCCGGACGCCAGCACCTCGACGGCCGGACCGCCCTCTGGTACGCGCGGTCCCGGACGGGCTCGACCAACTACGAGCGGATGGCCCGCCAGCGCTGTGTCATGACAGCGATGGTCCAGCAGCTCGACCCGCAGACGGTCATCCTGCGCTTCGACGAGCTCGCCCGTGCCAGCTCGGGACTGCTCGAGTCCGACCTGCCGGCCTCCGAGCTCCCTTTCTTCGCCGAGCTCGCGCTCAAGGCACGCGAGCAGAAGATCACGAGCGTGAACTTCGTGCCGCCGCTGATGAAGCCCTGGGACTACGACGCGACGTTCGTCACGGGCACTGTGTCGCGCACGATCAGCACCTCCGAGAGGGGGCGGGCCACGAGGACATCGGGCCCGTCGACGCGGCCCGGCGCCACCTCGACCCCGTCGGTCGTACCGCCCACGGTGGACCCCAAAGACGCCGGCGGTCCGGCACAGCAGGACGACGTCGCCGCCCAGTGCGCCTGA
- a CDS encoding class I SAM-dependent methyltransferase: MPDPDRKASMSEHPVHRGDGSETAGSDYAQRLQRLEGARWKKLLDVQRPYRWNLRRLGLGRVLDVGCGIGRNLANLGPDSVGVDHNADSVAAARARGLTAYTTQEFWDTEVARPGSFDSLLLAHVMEHVDADVADGIVREYLPCLRPRGKVVLITPQEVGFRSDATHVRFVDLAGLDDHAQRLGLAVDRAYSFPFPRPAGRVFKYNEFVLVASVPGA, from the coding sequence ATGCCTGACCCCGACCGAAAGGCCAGCATGTCCGAGCACCCCGTGCACCGCGGCGACGGATCAGAGACCGCAGGCTCCGACTACGCCCAGAGGCTGCAGCGGCTCGAGGGCGCCCGCTGGAAGAAGTTGCTCGACGTCCAGCGGCCGTACCGCTGGAACCTGCGCCGCTTGGGCCTCGGCCGGGTGCTCGATGTCGGCTGCGGTATCGGTCGGAACCTCGCCAACCTCGGTCCCGACAGCGTCGGCGTCGACCACAACGCCGACTCGGTGGCCGCGGCCCGCGCGCGGGGTCTCACGGCATACACCACCCAGGAGTTCTGGGACACGGAGGTGGCGCGACCTGGGTCATTCGACTCGCTTCTGCTCGCCCACGTCATGGAGCACGTCGACGCGGACGTCGCGGACGGCATCGTCCGGGAGTACCTCCCTTGCCTACGGCCGCGGGGCAAGGTCGTTCTCATCACGCCTCAGGAAGTCGGCTTCCGAAGTGACGCGACCCACGTCCGGTTCGTCGACTTGGCCGGACTCGACGACCACGCGCAGCGGCTCGGGCTCGCCGTGGACCGGGCCTACTCCTTCCCCTTCCCCCGCCCTGCGGGGAGGGTGTTCAAGTACAACGAGTTCGTTCTGGTCGCATCGGTCCCGGGAGCCTGA
- a CDS encoding LCP family protein, with product MVRLVLLLVAAWLAFMVYTPLHAWNAVTKQDTTPPGQRPPVGKGFNYLLVGSDSREGLTRAQKKEYSTGSDAGRRTDSIILVHTSQSGGKPVLISIPRDSYVPIPGHGSNKINAAFAFGGPKLLVETVEKVTDLHIDGYVEIGFAGFAGVVDSVGGVNICVPFHMNDKKAGINLQKGCQVLDGRNALGYVRARYSDPRGDIGRAERQRQFLGAIMKKAATPSTVLVPTRYWDFTHAAASGLIVGNDTSMRDASRVLLAMRAVSQDKGLSLVVPIQNLNYQTSAGSSVKWNTARAKALFADLREDKPLEAPPAGTDGKPSAG from the coding sequence GTGGTTCGGCTGGTCCTGCTACTCGTCGCAGCCTGGCTGGCCTTCATGGTCTACACCCCGCTGCACGCGTGGAACGCGGTCACCAAGCAGGACACCACGCCGCCCGGGCAGCGGCCGCCTGTAGGCAAGGGCTTCAACTACCTGCTCGTGGGGTCGGACAGCCGTGAGGGTCTGACCAGGGCCCAGAAGAAGGAGTACTCGACCGGTAGCGACGCGGGCCGCCGCACCGACTCGATCATCCTGGTGCACACCTCCCAGAGCGGCGGCAAGCCGGTGCTCATCTCGATCCCGCGCGACTCCTACGTTCCGATCCCCGGGCACGGCAGCAACAAGATCAACGCCGCCTTCGCCTTCGGCGGGCCGAAACTGCTGGTCGAGACCGTGGAGAAGGTCACGGACCTGCACATCGACGGCTACGTCGAGATCGGGTTCGCCGGGTTCGCCGGTGTGGTGGACAGCGTCGGCGGGGTGAACATCTGCGTGCCGTTCCACATGAACGACAAGAAGGCCGGCATCAACCTGCAGAAGGGATGCCAGGTCCTCGACGGGCGCAACGCCCTCGGGTACGTCCGCGCGCGCTACTCCGACCCCCGCGGCGACATCGGCCGCGCCGAGCGCCAGCGCCAGTTCCTCGGCGCGATCATGAAGAAGGCGGCCACGCCGTCCACCGTGCTGGTGCCGACCCGGTACTGGGACTTCACCCACGCCGCTGCCAGCGGCCTCATCGTGGGGAACGACACCTCGATGCGGGACGCGAGCCGGGTGCTGCTGGCGATGCGGGCGGTGTCCCAGGACAAGGGCCTGAGCCTCGTCGTGCCGATCCAGAACCTGAACTACCAGACCAGCGCCGGGTCGTCGGTGAAGTGGAACACCGCCCGCGCCAAGGCGCTGTTCGCCGACCTGCGCGAGGACAAGCCGCTCGAGGCGCCCCCGGCCGGCACCGACGGGAAGCCCTCCGCCGGCTGA
- a CDS encoding acyl-CoA dehydrogenase family protein produces the protein MSGDPNFDLFRISEDHEALREAVRAVAEDKIAPYAAAVDEEARYPQEAHDALVASDFFAPHIAEEYGGVGADALATCIVIEEVARVDASASLIPAVNKLGTMPLILAASDDVKQRYLPPVAEGRSTFSYGLSEREAGSDTASLRTRARQDGDGWVLNGQKSWITNAGVSDYYTVLAVTDPEGRRGANVTAFVVEKSDEGFTFGEKERKLGIKGSPTRELHFDNVRIPGDRVVGEVGSGLKIALETLDHTRVTIGAQAVGIAQGALDHAVAYVKERKQFGKHLAEFQGLQFMLADMAMKVEAARQMVYAAAAKSERSDKDLTFFGAAAKCYASDVAMEVTTDAVQLLGGAGYVRDFPVERMMRDAKITQIYEGTNQIQRVVMARQILR, from the coding sequence GTGAGTGGTGACCCGAACTTCGACCTCTTCCGGATCTCCGAGGACCACGAGGCGCTGCGCGAGGCCGTGCGCGCCGTGGCCGAGGACAAGATCGCGCCGTATGCCGCGGCGGTCGACGAGGAGGCGCGCTACCCGCAGGAGGCACACGACGCCCTCGTCGCCAGCGACTTCTTCGCCCCGCACATCGCCGAGGAGTACGGCGGCGTCGGCGCGGACGCGCTCGCGACCTGCATCGTCATCGAGGAGGTCGCCCGCGTCGACGCGTCGGCGTCCCTGATCCCGGCGGTCAACAAGCTCGGGACGATGCCGCTGATCCTCGCTGCGAGCGACGACGTCAAGCAGCGCTACCTCCCGCCGGTGGCCGAGGGGCGCTCGACGTTCTCCTACGGTCTGTCCGAGCGCGAGGCCGGTTCCGACACCGCGTCGCTGAGGACCCGTGCGCGCCAGGACGGCGACGGCTGGGTCCTGAACGGCCAGAAGTCGTGGATCACCAACGCCGGCGTCTCCGACTACTACACCGTCCTCGCGGTCACCGACCCCGAGGGCCGCCGCGGCGCCAACGTCACCGCGTTCGTCGTCGAGAAGTCCGACGAGGGCTTCACCTTCGGCGAGAAGGAGCGCAAGCTCGGCATCAAGGGCAGCCCCACCCGCGAGCTGCACTTCGACAACGTCCGCATCCCCGGCGACCGCGTCGTCGGGGAGGTCGGCAGCGGCCTCAAGATCGCCCTTGAGACCCTCGACCACACCCGCGTCACCATCGGCGCGCAGGCCGTCGGCATCGCGCAGGGCGCGCTCGACCACGCCGTCGCGTACGTCAAGGAGCGCAAGCAGTTCGGCAAGCACCTCGCCGAGTTCCAGGGCCTGCAATTCATGCTCGCGGACATGGCCATGAAGGTCGAGGCCGCCCGCCAGATGGTGTATGCCGCGGCCGCCAAGTCCGAGCGCAGCGACAAGGACCTGACCTTCTTCGGCGCCGCCGCCAAGTGCTACGCCTCGGACGTCGCCATGGAGGTCACGACGGACGCCGTCCAGCTGCTCGGCGGCGCCGGTTACGTCCGCGACTTCCCGGTCGAGCGGATGATGCGCGACGCCAAGATCACCCAGATCTACGAGGGCACCAACCAGATCCAGCGCGTCGTGATGGCCCGCCAGATCCTGAGGTAG
- a CDS encoding LLM class F420-dependent oxidoreductase, translating into MKFGLFIPQGWKMDLVGIDPSQHWGVMAGLARRADANEDWASIWVYDHFHTVPVPSEEATHEAWTLMAAFAGVTGRVRLGQMCTCMSYRNPAYLAKVAATVDVVSEGRLEMGIGAGWYEHEWKAYGYGFPGAGERLARLDEGVQIFRQMWTEGTSTFSGRHWSTDGALCRPLPLQGTAQPGSKANNIPMWVAGGGEKVTLRIAAQYADYTNFGSGVPEDFQHKSEVLRQRCEEVGRDFSEITRTTNLDIVIGADEREIADRLSWLDDHMKGAGVPDAQRERRMEELRRSPGVGTAEQLVERLRELDGLGMRYLISYFYEAAYDTTGIAMFERDVMPELLDREQHGHLWHLRQEI; encoded by the coding sequence ATGAAGTTCGGACTGTTCATCCCGCAGGGCTGGAAGATGGACCTCGTCGGGATCGATCCGAGCCAGCACTGGGGCGTCATGGCCGGGCTGGCGCGCCGGGCCGACGCCAACGAGGACTGGGCGTCCATCTGGGTGTACGACCACTTCCACACCGTGCCGGTGCCCAGCGAGGAGGCCACCCACGAGGCGTGGACGCTCATGGCCGCCTTCGCCGGCGTCACCGGGCGGGTGCGGCTCGGGCAGATGTGCACGTGCATGAGCTACCGGAACCCGGCCTACCTGGCGAAGGTCGCGGCGACCGTCGACGTCGTCTCCGAGGGCCGGCTCGAGATGGGCATCGGCGCCGGCTGGTACGAGCACGAGTGGAAGGCGTACGGCTACGGCTTCCCCGGCGCCGGGGAGCGGCTCGCCCGCCTCGACGAGGGCGTGCAGATCTTCCGCCAGATGTGGACCGAGGGGACCTCCACCTTCTCCGGCAGGCACTGGAGCACCGACGGCGCGCTGTGCCGCCCGCTGCCCCTGCAGGGCACCGCCCAGCCGGGCTCGAAGGCCAACAACATCCCGATGTGGGTCGCGGGCGGGGGCGAGAAGGTCACGCTGCGGATCGCCGCCCAGTACGCCGACTACACCAACTTCGGCTCCGGCGTGCCCGAGGACTTCCAGCACAAGTCCGAGGTGCTGCGCCAGCGGTGCGAGGAGGTCGGCCGCGACTTCTCCGAGATCACCCGCACCACCAACCTCGACATCGTCATCGGCGCCGACGAGCGGGAGATCGCGGACCGCCTGTCCTGGCTCGACGACCACATGAAGGGCGCCGGCGTCCCGGACGCCCAGCGGGAGCGCCGGATGGAGGAGCTGCGCCGCTCGCCCGGCGTCGGCACCGCCGAGCAGCTGGTCGAGCGGCTGCGCGAGCTCGACGGCCTCGGCATGCGCTACCTCATCTCCTACTTCTACGAGGCCGCGTACGACACCACCGGCATCGCGATGTTCGAGCGAGACGTCATGCCCGAGCTGCTCGACCGCGAGCAGCACGGGCACCTCTGGCACCTCCGCCAGGAGATCTGA
- a CDS encoding acyltransferase, with amino-acid sequence MTTIQSSADVADTARIGERTLVWHLAQIRERAEVGADCIIGRGAYVGPGVRIGDRCKLQNHALVYEPAVLEDGVFVGPAVVFTNDYFPRAVNPDGSLKTGDDWDAVGVVCREGASIGARSVCVAPVTIGRWALVAAGSVVTKDVPDFALVAGVPARRIRWVGRAGQPLEPIGDGRWTCPSTGESYLEKDGALRLLEGQ; translated from the coding sequence GTGACGACCATCCAGAGCTCGGCCGACGTCGCCGACACGGCCCGCATCGGGGAGCGCACGCTCGTCTGGCACCTGGCACAGATCCGGGAACGGGCCGAGGTGGGTGCCGACTGCATCATCGGGCGGGGCGCCTACGTGGGCCCCGGCGTGCGGATCGGGGACCGTTGCAAGCTCCAGAACCACGCCCTCGTCTACGAGCCCGCGGTCCTCGAGGACGGCGTCTTCGTGGGTCCGGCCGTCGTGTTCACCAACGACTACTTCCCCCGGGCCGTCAACCCCGACGGGTCGCTGAAGACCGGGGACGACTGGGACGCCGTGGGCGTCGTGTGCCGCGAGGGTGCCTCGATCGGCGCGCGGTCGGTATGCGTCGCCCCCGTGACCATCGGCCGATGGGCCCTGGTGGCTGCCGGATCGGTGGTCACGAAGGACGTCCCCGACTTCGCCCTCGTGGCCGGCGTGCCTGCCCGACGGATCCGCTGGGTGGGCCGGGCCGGTCAGCCCCTGGAGCCGATCGGCGATGGTCGCTGGACCTGCCCGAGCACCGGTGAGAGCTACCTCGAGAAGGACGGGGCCCTGCGCCTGCTCGAGGGGCAGTGA
- a CDS encoding CoA-binding protein yields MTLKHQNDPDLIRELLIDPGIWAVVGLSANRDRPAYDVARWLKMELGKGLVAVHPSAQEVHDSPAYASLADIPDGTDLKVVDCFVNSQHVGAVVDEAIEHRDRLQIDAVWMQLDVVDEAAATRARDAGLAVVMDTCPRIEWRNVRSAGMAR; encoded by the coding sequence GTGACGTTGAAGCACCAGAACGACCCCGACCTCATCCGTGAGCTGCTGATCGATCCGGGCATCTGGGCCGTCGTGGGGCTCTCTGCGAACCGCGACCGCCCGGCCTATGACGTGGCCCGGTGGCTCAAGATGGAGCTCGGCAAGGGCCTCGTCGCCGTGCACCCCTCGGCGCAGGAGGTCCACGACTCCCCCGCCTACGCGTCGTTGGCGGACATCCCGGACGGCACAGACCTGAAGGTTGTCGACTGCTTCGTCAACTCCCAGCACGTGGGCGCCGTCGTCGACGAGGCGATCGAGCACAGGGACCGCCTGCAGATCGACGCGGTGTGGATGCAGCTCGACGTGGTGGACGAGGCAGCGGCAACGCGCGCCCGTGACGCGGGTCTGGCTGTCGTGATGGACACGTGCCCGCGCATCGAGTGGCGGAACGTGCGGTCCGCCGGCATGGCTCGCTGA
- the purE gene encoding 5-(carboxyamino)imidazole ribonucleotide mutase, whose product MSDTAATQPLVGLVMGSDSDWPVMEQAALALEEFGVPYEADVVSAHRMPDEMIAYGQQAAGRGLRVVIAGAGGAAHLPGMLAAVTPLPVIGVPVPLKHLDGMDSLLSIVQMPAGVPVATVSIGGARNAGLLAVRVLAAGEGAYAEGLRERMTAFQASLRDAAYAKGAALRERRTH is encoded by the coding sequence ATGAGCGACACCGCGGCGACGCAGCCCCTCGTCGGGCTGGTCATGGGCAGCGACAGCGACTGGCCGGTCATGGAGCAGGCGGCGCTGGCGCTCGAGGAGTTCGGCGTGCCGTACGAGGCGGACGTCGTCTCCGCGCACCGCATGCCCGACGAGATGATCGCCTACGGGCAGCAGGCGGCCGGCCGCGGCCTGCGCGTGGTCATCGCCGGGGCAGGAGGCGCCGCGCACCTGCCCGGGATGCTCGCCGCCGTCACCCCGCTGCCCGTCATCGGGGTGCCGGTGCCGCTCAAGCACCTCGACGGCATGGACTCGCTGCTGTCGATCGTGCAGATGCCCGCGGGCGTGCCCGTCGCGACGGTGTCGATCGGCGGGGCGCGCAACGCGGGCCTGCTCGCCGTGCGGGTGCTCGCCGCCGGTGAGGGCGCGTATGCCGAGGGGCTGCGCGAGCGGATGACCGCCTTCCAGGCGTCGCTGCGCGACGCCGCGTACGCCAAGGGCGCCGCGCTGCGGGAGCGCCGGACGCACTGA
- a CDS encoding 5-(carboxyamino)imidazole ribonucleotide synthase: MTSPQRAPGGFPVVGVIGGGQLARMCAGPAAELAVSLSVLAEAPDAAAAQVIPSAPVGSHTDVDAVLAFAAECDVVTFDHEHVPPEVLAALEERGVPLHPSPAALVFAQDKLAMRHRLTEIDVACPAWAQARTAADVETFAEQVGWPIVAKTPRGGYDGKGVRVVGSVEELADWLERADSDAAQGSGPLRDGLLLEEKVDFVRELAVLVARSPSDQAAAWPVVETVQTDGICTEVLAPAPDLDPHLAAVATEAALRIAEDLGVTGVFAVEMFEVRDPETGAPEYVVNELAMRPHNSGHWSMDGAVTGQFEQHLRAVLDLPLGSPAPRAPWTVMANVLGGDYPELYPAYRHVMARDPGLKVHLYGKSVRPGRKIGHVNVSGTDLADLRERAQHAADYLTGVVTE; the protein is encoded by the coding sequence GTGACCTCCCCGCAGCGTGCCCCCGGCGGCTTCCCCGTGGTCGGTGTCATCGGTGGCGGCCAGCTGGCCCGCATGTGCGCCGGCCCGGCAGCCGAGCTCGCCGTCTCCCTGTCGGTCCTCGCCGAGGCCCCCGACGCGGCGGCCGCGCAGGTGATCCCGTCGGCCCCCGTGGGGTCGCACACCGATGTCGACGCGGTGCTCGCGTTCGCCGCCGAGTGCGACGTCGTCACCTTCGACCACGAGCACGTGCCGCCGGAGGTCCTCGCGGCGCTGGAGGAGCGCGGCGTCCCCCTGCACCCCAGCCCCGCCGCCCTGGTCTTCGCCCAGGACAAGCTGGCGATGCGCCACCGCCTCACCGAGATCGACGTCGCCTGCCCGGCGTGGGCGCAGGCCCGGACCGCCGCCGACGTCGAGACGTTCGCCGAGCAGGTGGGCTGGCCCATCGTCGCCAAGACGCCTCGGGGCGGGTACGACGGCAAGGGCGTGCGGGTCGTCGGCTCCGTCGAGGAGCTGGCCGACTGGCTGGAGCGGGCCGACAGCGACGCGGCGCAGGGGAGCGGGCCGCTGCGCGACGGGCTGCTGCTGGAGGAGAAGGTCGACTTCGTGCGCGAGCTGGCCGTCCTCGTCGCCCGCAGCCCGTCGGACCAGGCCGCTGCGTGGCCGGTCGTCGAGACGGTCCAGACCGACGGCATCTGCACCGAGGTGCTCGCCCCGGCGCCCGACCTCGACCCGCACCTCGCGGCGGTCGCGACCGAGGCCGCGCTGCGCATCGCCGAGGACCTCGGCGTCACCGGCGTCTTCGCCGTGGAGATGTTCGAGGTGCGCGACCCCGAGACCGGCGCGCCCGAGTACGTCGTCAACGAGCTGGCCATGCGCCCGCACAACTCCGGCCACTGGTCGATGGACGGCGCGGTCACCGGTCAGTTCGAGCAGCACCTGCGCGCGGTGCTCGACCTGCCGCTCGGCTCGCCCGCCCCGCGGGCGCCGTGGACCGTGATGGCCAACGTGCTCGGCGGCGACTACCCCGAGCTCTACCCGGCATACCGGCACGTCATGGCCCGCGACCCCGGGCTCAAGGTGCACCTCTACGGCAAGTCCGTCCGGCCCGGCCGCAAGATCGGCCACGTCAACGTCAGCGGCACCGACCTCGCCGACCTGCGCGAGCGCGCCCAGCACGCCGCCGACTACCTCACGGGAGTGGTCACCGAATGA